In Arachis stenosperma cultivar V10309 chromosome 1, arast.V10309.gnm1.PFL2, whole genome shotgun sequence, one DNA window encodes the following:
- the LOC130982694 gene encoding uncharacterized protein LOC130982694 — MSPFWLVYRKACHLPVEIEHKAYWAVKEFNIGLQKVSVERKLQLEELECLRLKAYDNARIHKEKTKAVHDWHIKQNEFRVGNLVLLYNSRLRLLPRKLRSRWDGLYIVDKNEPYEVVHLYHLKLYHHINPKSDKEVKIVFLKDPPGACK, encoded by the coding sequence ATGAGTCCCTTCTGGTTGGTCTATCGCAAAGCTTGCCATCTCCCGGTTGAGATAGAGCACAAAGCGTATTGGGCGGTTAAGGAGTTCAACATTGGGTTGCAAAAGGTGAGTGTAGAAAGGAAGCTACAGTTGGAAGAGTTAGAGTGTTTGAGGTTGAAGGCTTACGATAATGCTCGCATACACAAAGAAAAAACTAAAGCAGTGCATGACTGGCATATCAAGCAGAATGAATTCCGAGTGGGTAATTTGGTACTACTATACAATTCAAGGTTGAGGTTGCTACCCAGAAAGCTCAGATCAAGATGGGATGGTCTATATATTGTTGATAAAAATGAGCCCTATGAAGTTGTTCACTTATATCATCTCAAGTTATACCATCATATCAATCCCAAGAGTGACAAGGAGGTGAAAATTGTCTTTTTGAAGGATCCACCCGGAGCTTGCAAATGA